One Synechococcus sp. CC9605 genomic window carries:
- a CDS encoding prolyl hydroxylase family protein, protein MSGATAIPDAWKEWLLQNRDRGCDPEGLMQRALEQGFAREAIVAVLQSSTPDWLAWFEAPLTRPDHRPRAWRLDTSLAQVYELPGLLSHEECEQVIDAINASLQPSTVTQGSSDYRTSRTCHLRQNHLQMAANLDQRFAALFGVDPRLSEPIQGQRYDPGEYFKEHTDWFSPGTEEYATLTDIGGQRTWTVMVYLNTVERGGETLFRRLGRSFTPVPGTALAWNNLQADGTPNHFTLHEALPVEAGQKWVITKWFRADFGRND, encoded by the coding sequence ATGAGTGGAGCGACAGCCATTCCCGATGCCTGGAAGGAGTGGCTGCTGCAGAACCGTGATCGCGGATGTGATCCTGAAGGATTGATGCAGCGGGCCCTTGAGCAGGGCTTCGCGCGCGAGGCGATAGTTGCGGTCCTTCAGTCGTCGACGCCCGATTGGTTGGCCTGGTTCGAGGCCCCACTCACCCGGCCGGATCACCGGCCTCGCGCCTGGCGGTTGGATACCTCACTGGCCCAGGTCTATGAGCTGCCAGGACTGCTCAGCCATGAGGAATGTGAGCAGGTAATCGACGCCATCAACGCGTCACTGCAGCCGTCAACGGTGACCCAAGGCAGCAGCGATTACCGCACCAGCCGCACCTGTCACTTGCGCCAGAACCATCTCCAGATGGCGGCGAACCTGGATCAGCGTTTTGCGGCCTTGTTTGGCGTGGATCCGCGCCTCTCGGAACCGATTCAGGGGCAGCGCTACGACCCCGGGGAATACTTCAAGGAACACACAGATTGGTTTTCGCCGGGGACGGAGGAATACGCCACTCTCACCGACATTGGCGGTCAACGCACCTGGACGGTGATGGTTTATCTCAACACTGTGGAGCGGGGTGGAGAGACGTTGTTCCGCCGCCTGGGGCGCTCGTTCACGCCTGTGCCTGGTACAGCATTGGCCTGGAATAACCTCCAGGCCGATGGAACCCCCAATCACTTCACCCTGCATGAGGCCCTGCCAGTGGAGGCGGGCCAAAAATGGGTGATCACCAAGTGGTTTCGCGCCGACTTCGGTCGTAATGATTGA